A region from the Deinococcus arcticus genome encodes:
- a CDS encoding CAP domain-containing protein — MSRAPKLPHLVLTLGLLSLAAAPLPGQAQGAPDFRIGYRVSAERQAPLRVAFEASAPAGYVVQWVFGDGTQATGLRAEHVYYRPGTYQLQATLVDAGGRVVSRAEAQLPVGSAGAERPALTVLQPTPGEVRLSAEGSVLYTPARPTLMLSGREVGTGATRLPSGTHAAVVRATTSDGRTVEKRLNVTVAPWTGSAAFDAEVLRLTNQARAQGYNCATHRTGGGALPPLKLDPTLTVAAQAQSAGMALYGYFDHTSAFDGSTPMRRVLAAGLSPQSVAENIAAGQQSPAEVVQGWLKSPGHCRNIMGDFNRIGLSYVNRAGTTYGRYWTQVFARM, encoded by the coding sequence GTGAGCCGAGCCCCCAAACTGCCTCATCTGGTCTTGACCCTTGGCCTGCTGAGTCTGGCCGCTGCGCCCCTGCCCGGCCAGGCACAGGGGGCGCCGGACTTCCGCATCGGGTACCGCGTCAGTGCCGAGCGTCAGGCGCCGCTGCGGGTGGCCTTTGAGGCCTCGGCGCCCGCCGGCTACGTGGTGCAGTGGGTCTTTGGCGACGGCACCCAGGCCACGGGACTGCGCGCCGAGCATGTGTATTACCGCCCCGGCACCTATCAGCTGCAGGCCACCCTGGTAGACGCCGGCGGCCGCGTGGTCAGCCGCGCCGAGGCTCAGCTGCCGGTGGGCAGTGCCGGCGCCGAGCGCCCCGCGCTGACGGTGCTGCAGCCCACCCCCGGCGAGGTGCGCCTGAGCGCCGAGGGCAGCGTGCTGTATACCCCTGCCCGCCCCACCCTGATGCTGTCCGGGCGCGAGGTGGGTACCGGGGCCACCCGGCTGCCCAGCGGCACCCACGCGGCGGTGGTGCGCGCCACCACCAGCGACGGGCGCACCGTAGAAAAGCGCCTGAACGTGACGGTGGCTCCCTGGACCGGCAGCGCCGCCTTTGACGCCGAGGTGCTGCGCCTGACCAACCAGGCCCGCGCCCAGGGCTACAACTGCGCCACCCACCGCACCGGCGGTGGCGCCCTGCCCCCGCTGAAACTGGACCCCACCCTGACGGTGGCGGCCCAGGCGCAGTCGGCAGGGATGGCCCTGTACGGCTACTTTGACCACACCAGCGCCTTTGACGGCAGCACCCCCATGCGCCGGGTGCTGGCGGCGGGCCTCAGTCCCCAGTCGGTGGCCGAGAACATCGCCGCTGGACAGCAGAGCCCGGCCGAGGTGGTGCAGGGCTGGCTGAAAAGCCCCGGTCACTGCCGCAATATCATGGGCGACTTCAACCGCATCGGCCTGAGCTATGTCAACCGCGCCGGCACCACCTACGGCCGCTACTGGACCCAGGTGTTCGCCCGGATGTAA
- a CDS encoding DUF4384 domain-containing protein: protein MKATLFLSSALALLGCAAYAAPQLSAQSIIVNPAPTTLSVKVWTDRDTSGAGTPSYAPGEKIRLFTQVNQDAYVYLFNVDPQGQVDLILPNRFQGGANFLKANAVKVFPAAGDSFTFDIAAPYGVNKVLALASRSPLNLDQIATFRSQQNSFATVNVSGQQGLAQALSIVVNPVPAANWITDTAFYSVVNRAPVAAPLRTAPAQPLADAPAPRTAQALSVNPWSNVREWQTTVDSRDLRAQHDAYAAKLKAEGYTLVKTTSKNSEIKSEFRKGNVKVELTVKRKGNRVEIKIERE, encoded by the coding sequence ATGAAAGCGACCCTGTTTCTGTCCTCGGCCCTGGCCCTGCTGGGCTGCGCCGCATACGCGGCCCCGCAACTGAGCGCCCAGAGCATCATCGTCAACCCGGCGCCCACCACGCTTAGCGTGAAGGTCTGGACTGACCGCGACACCTCGGGGGCGGGCACCCCCAGCTACGCGCCGGGCGAGAAGATTCGCCTCTTTACCCAGGTGAATCAGGACGCCTACGTGTACCTGTTCAACGTGGACCCCCAGGGTCAGGTGGACCTGATTCTGCCCAACCGGTTTCAGGGCGGGGCCAACTTCCTGAAGGCCAACGCAGTCAAGGTGTTCCCGGCCGCCGGCGACTCCTTTACCTTCGATATTGCCGCGCCCTACGGTGTGAACAAGGTGCTGGCGCTGGCCAGCCGCAGCCCGCTGAATCTGGACCAGATTGCCACCTTCAGGAGCCAGCAGAACTCCTTTGCCACCGTGAATGTCAGTGGGCAGCAGGGACTGGCGCAGGCCCTGAGCATCGTGGTCAACCCCGTGCCAGCGGCCAACTGGATCACAGACACCGCCTTTTACTCGGTGGTCAACCGCGCGCCTGTGGCGGCGCCCCTGCGCACCGCACCGGCCCAGCCCCTGGCCGATGCCCCAGCGCCCCGCACCGCGCAGGCCCTGTCGGTGAACCCCTGGAGCAATGTCCGCGAGTGGCAAACCACCGTGGACAGCCGCGACCTGCGCGCCCAGCATGACGCCTACGCCGCCAAGCTGAAGGCCGAGGGCTACACCCTGGTGAAAACCACCAGCAAGAACAGTGAGATCAAGAGCGAATTCCGCAAGGGGAACGTCAAGGTTGAACTGACGGTGAAGCGCAAGGGAAACCGCGTTGAGATCAAGATTGAGCGCGAATAA
- a CDS encoding alpha-amylase family glycosyl hydrolase translates to MKRSAAGLWGALSSALLLSACSQGPAPAQLGTVSSPGTLGAQAISGANIDAWRQQVIYLVMPDRFFNGNSSNDNLGAPNCFDRASATKFHGGDIAGLRAKLPYIRDLGASAVWTTPVYKQVGLVNGNSCGYHGYWPDYANPDDTALDPKFGTGAELTGLINDLKAGGQKYIMDMVVNHAGYGARITTQQPGWFHGNCSGDEIVCPLAGLPDFRQEDGAVATYLTNLSKNWTATYAVDGIRMDTVKHVPNSYWQNSWVPGVLASRPNTFLLGEAFLSGSASQLKPFLDAGFDSTFNFPLRQAIVDSVGKAGSLDRVAASMGDTLGTLGLDRTLLQVNLLDNHDVPRFVNEPGVGVAEGEIRARYHNALGLLMTLPGIPQLYYGNELGMYGASDPDNRRDMPTWAWTDSGRNVAQANFVAGGGTPKTTYDLTKKLIGIRKANAALWKGNYAELWRPNGGQNVYAFYRGSGTNRFVVVVNTSSSSATVNLDLAGNSGISAADKSALGNGTVFNDLLAEGAPASATVTNGRLPVTLGAGKMGIYRAGASGTGGGGTAVPVTFQVTASTFFGQDVYLLGDRGELGAWNTASALAMTPSNCSGSTCTWKTTVSLPPSVALQFKFIKKPGDSGASVTWEGGSNRSYTVPASGTGTVNGGSWRP, encoded by the coding sequence GTGAAACGTTCTGCTGCCGGTCTGTGGGGGGCGCTGTCCTCTGCACTTTTGCTTTCCGCCTGCTCCCAGGGGCCTGCGCCTGCCCAACTTGGAACCGTTTCCAGTCCAGGGACTCTGGGCGCACAGGCCATCAGTGGGGCCAATATTGACGCGTGGCGGCAGCAGGTGATCTACCTCGTCATGCCGGACCGTTTCTTCAATGGAAACTCTTCCAATGACAATCTGGGGGCGCCCAACTGTTTTGACCGCGCCAGCGCGACCAAGTTTCACGGCGGCGACATCGCCGGGCTGCGCGCCAAGCTGCCGTACATCCGCGACCTGGGGGCCAGTGCGGTCTGGACCACGCCGGTGTACAAGCAGGTGGGGCTGGTCAACGGCAATTCCTGCGGCTACCACGGCTACTGGCCCGACTACGCCAACCCGGACGACACCGCCCTGGACCCCAAATTCGGCACCGGCGCCGAGCTGACGGGCCTGATTAATGACCTGAAAGCGGGCGGCCAGAAATACATCATGGACATGGTGGTCAACCACGCCGGCTACGGTGCCCGCATCACCACCCAGCAGCCCGGCTGGTTCCACGGCAATTGCAGCGGCGACGAGATTGTGTGCCCACTGGCGGGCCTGCCCGACTTCCGGCAGGAGGACGGCGCGGTGGCCACCTACCTGACCAACCTCTCCAAGAACTGGACCGCCACCTACGCGGTGGACGGCATCCGCATGGACACCGTCAAGCACGTGCCCAACAGCTACTGGCAGAACTCGTGGGTGCCCGGCGTGCTGGCTTCTCGCCCCAACACCTTCCTGCTGGGCGAGGCGTTCCTGTCTGGAAGCGCTTCTCAACTCAAGCCCTTCCTGGACGCGGGCTTTGATTCCACCTTCAACTTCCCGCTGCGGCAGGCCATTGTGGACAGCGTGGGCAAGGCCGGCAGTCTGGACCGGGTGGCCGCCAGCATGGGCGACACGCTGGGCACCCTGGGCCTGGACCGCACCCTGCTGCAGGTGAACCTGCTGGACAACCATGACGTGCCGCGATTTGTGAACGAACCCGGCGTGGGCGTGGCCGAAGGGGAAATTCGCGCCCGGTACCACAACGCCCTGGGCCTGCTGATGACGCTGCCGGGCATTCCGCAGCTGTACTACGGCAACGAACTGGGCATGTACGGCGCCTCTGACCCCGACAACCGCCGCGATATGCCGACCTGGGCCTGGACCGACAGCGGCCGAAATGTCGCGCAGGCCAATTTTGTGGCGGGCGGCGGCACCCCAAAAACCACCTATGACCTGACCAAGAAACTGATTGGCATTCGCAAGGCCAACGCCGCCCTCTGGAAAGGCAACTACGCCGAGCTGTGGCGCCCCAACGGCGGCCAGAACGTGTACGCCTTCTACCGGGGCAGCGGCACGAACCGCTTTGTGGTGGTGGTCAATACGTCCAGCAGCAGCGCCACCGTCAATCTGGACCTGGCCGGCAACAGCGGCATCAGCGCCGCGGACAAGAGCGCGCTGGGGAACGGCACGGTCTTTAACGACCTGCTGGCCGAGGGCGCGCCCGCCAGCGCCACCGTCACGAACGGCCGCCTGCCCGTTACCCTGGGCGCGGGCAAAATGGGCATTTACCGCGCTGGGGCCTCCGGCACGGGCGGCGGGGGGACCGCCGTGCCCGTCACCTTCCAGGTCACGGCCAGCACCTTCTTTGGCCAGGACGTCTACCTGCTGGGCGACCGGGGCGAACTGGGCGCGTGGAACACCGCTTCGGCCCTGGCCATGACCCCCAGCAATTGCAGCGGCAGCACCTGCACCTGGAAAACCACCGTCAGCCTGCCGCCCAGCGTCGCCCTGCAATTCAAGTTCATCAAGAAGCCCGGCGACAGCGGCGCCAGCGTGACCTGGGAGGGCGGCAGCAACCGCTCGTACACGGTCCCGGCGTCGGGAACAGGCACGGTGAACGGGGGAAGCTGGAGGCCGTAA